Proteins co-encoded in one Deltaproteobacteria bacterium genomic window:
- a CDS encoding ORF6N domain-containing protein: MARPVTAIPLERIEKRIFVMRGKKIMLSTHLAELYEVEPRAVVQAVKRNLDHFPADFMFQLSKAESANLKSQIVISNWGGSRRAAPYTFTEQGVAMLSSVLKSKRALQVNIEIMRTFARLRQLLASHTRLARKLVAMEDKYDGQFKIVFDALRELMTPPEPKKRRIGFLVKERSARYGRQRRKLF, encoded by the coding sequence ATGGCAAGACCAGTCACAGCGATTCCTCTCGAAAGAATCGAGAAGCGCATCTTCGTGATGCGCGGCAAGAAAATCATGTTGAGTACGCACCTAGCGGAACTCTACGAAGTCGAGCCGCGTGCCGTCGTACAAGCAGTGAAACGAAATCTTGACCACTTTCCGGCGGATTTCATGTTTCAGCTCAGTAAGGCGGAGTCCGCAAACTTGAAATCACAAATTGTGATTTCAAATTGGGGCGGGTCTCGCCGGGCTGCTCCCTACACGTTCACTGAGCAAGGCGTGGCGATGCTTTCGAGCGTGTTAAAAAGCAAGCGTGCTCTTCAAGTCAATATTGAGATCATGCGGACCTTTGCGCGCTTGCGCCAACTCCTCGCGTCCCACACCCGGCTAGCTCGGAAGCTCGTAGCGATGGAGGATAAGTACGATGGCCAATTCAAAATCGTATTCGACGCGCTACGGGAGCTAATGACGCCACCCGAACCCAAGAAGCGGCGGATCGGCTTTCTCGTGAAAGAACGATCGGCGCGGTACGGAAGGCAGAGACGTAAACTCTTTTAA
- a CDS encoding VOC family protein, which produces MSIDGLRFGHVAFKVADVEKSIRWYGDAFGAKVIYRVAPSGERPELMFLEFSRGQCVELFPGGKNVLPSPPDPIGYIHFCLVLNNLEQALEHLAKMGVKPERKFIGRAKQKIAFISDPDGNSIELMEIPPESEIYRTYP; this is translated from the coding sequence ATGTCTATTGACGGACTTCGTTTTGGCCACGTGGCCTTTAAAGTTGCAGATGTCGAGAAAAGTATTCGTTGGTATGGTGACGCCTTTGGCGCCAAAGTGATCTATCGCGTGGCGCCGAGCGGCGAGCGGCCGGAGCTGATGTTCTTGGAATTTTCCAGGGGACAATGCGTCGAGCTTTTTCCCGGCGGCAAAAATGTCCTGCCGTCGCCGCCCGATCCGATCGGCTATATTCACTTTTGTCTAGTGCTGAATAATTTGGAACAGGCGTTGGAGCACTTGGCGAAGATGGGCGTGAAGCCGGAAAGAAAATTCATCGGCCGGGCCAAGCAGAAGATCGCGTTTATCTCCGACCCCGACGGCAACAGCATCGAGTTGATGGAGATTCCGCCGGAATCGGAAATTTATCGGACCTATCCATGA
- a CDS encoding GIY-YIG nuclease family protein has translation MLRCSDQSYYVGHTDDLDLRLAQHSSGAGSVYTSTRLPVQLVWAEEFSTREEAKIVEAQIKKWSRRKKEAMIEGKIDELKRAARKDWALYRQRRAAES, from the coding sequence ATGCTGCGCTGCTCTGATCAATCTTACTACGTTGGTCATACCGACGATCTCGATCTGCGTTTGGCGCAACATTCCAGCGGCGCGGGTTCCGTTTACACATCTACCCGTTTACCCGTTCAACTTGTCTGGGCTGAAGAGTTTTCCACGCGGGAAGAGGCCAAGATTGTCGAAGCGCAGATCAAGAAGTGGAGTCGGCGGAAGAAGGAAGCGATGATTGAGGGGAAGATCGATGAGCTGAAGCGCGCAGCTCGCAAGGATTGGGCTTTGTATCGGCAGCGGCGCGCTGCTGAAAGCTGA